In one Agathobacter rectalis ATCC 33656 genomic region, the following are encoded:
- a CDS encoding PTS transporter subunit IIABC — MKDKIFGVLQRVGRSFMLPIAILPVAGLLLGLGSSFTNTTTIETYGLQWLLGDKTILHALLVIMNAVGSAIFDNLPLIFAVGVAIGMAKKEKEVSALSAVIAYFVMNVSINAMLKISGKILADGSIAKDVLDGTITSVCGIQSLQMGVFGGIIVGLGVAALHNRFYKIELPNALSFFGGTRFVPIISTVAYLFVGILMYFIWPTVQNGIYALGGVVTGTGYFGTLLFGIIKRALIPFGLHHVFYMPFWQTAVGGTMEVAGHMVEGGQNIFFAQLADSANIAHFSADATRYFSGEFIFMIFGLPGAALAMYKCAKPEKKKQAGSLLLSATLACMFTGITEPLEFSFLFVAPALFAVQVVLAGSAYMIAHILNIAVGLTFSGGLLDFFLFGILQGNEKTSWLLVIPVGIVYFLLYYFIFSFLIKKFDFKTPGREDDDTETKLYTKADVNARKAAKDTKASDDKATVDELSQTISRGLGGKANISDVDCCATRLRITVIDPDKVNDALLKSTGASGVVHKGQGVQIIYGPRVTVIKSDLEDYLASVTEEHFEDDAAENNTADADEVKNENAASATDSKTEDSSTVSDKAQDAADTKEPTSTVIISSPMTGIAADLSTAPDEAFAGKMMGDGAVVTPEEGVVVAPEDGTVLFVFDTKHALGFTTDSGIGMIIHVGIDTVKLEGKGFDVQVEAGCHVNKGDVLMKLDLDYLKANAPSVTTPVICTELKDNQKIRLITDGPIKAGEPLYAVDTYEK; from the coding sequence ATGAAAGACAAAATTTTTGGTGTCCTGCAGAGAGTAGGACGAAGCTTCATGCTTCCAATCGCAATCCTTCCGGTAGCAGGCTTGCTTTTAGGACTAGGAAGCTCATTCACCAACACCACAACAATTGAGACCTATGGTTTACAGTGGCTGCTCGGGGATAAGACTATACTCCATGCACTTCTTGTAATCATGAATGCGGTCGGAAGTGCCATATTCGATAACCTTCCGCTCATTTTTGCGGTCGGAGTAGCAATCGGAATGGCAAAGAAGGAAAAAGAGGTGTCAGCACTTTCAGCAGTCATAGCATACTTTGTTATGAATGTATCAATCAATGCGATGCTCAAGATTTCCGGAAAAATCCTTGCAGACGGAAGCATTGCAAAGGATGTGCTTGATGGAACCATCACATCAGTATGTGGTATCCAGTCATTGCAGATGGGTGTGTTTGGCGGAATTATTGTAGGACTGGGAGTGGCAGCACTGCACAACCGTTTCTACAAGATTGAGCTGCCGAATGCATTGTCATTTTTCGGTGGAACAAGATTTGTGCCTATCATCTCAACCGTGGCATATCTGTTTGTAGGAATCCTAATGTATTTTATCTGGCCGACAGTGCAGAACGGAATCTATGCACTCGGCGGAGTGGTGACAGGAACAGGATATTTCGGAACACTTCTCTTTGGTATTATAAAGAGAGCTCTTATTCCATTCGGACTGCACCATGTATTTTACATGCCGTTCTGGCAGACAGCAGTCGGTGGAACAATGGAGGTTGCAGGACATATGGTTGAGGGTGGACAGAACATCTTCTTCGCACAGCTTGCTGACTCTGCAAATATCGCACATTTCAGTGCCGATGCCACAAGATATTTCTCGGGAGAGTTCATTTTCATGATTTTTGGACTTCCGGGAGCAGCACTTGCAATGTATAAATGTGCAAAGCCGGAAAAGAAAAAACAGGCAGGAAGCCTTTTACTTTCTGCAACACTTGCATGTATGTTTACAGGAATCACAGAGCCTCTTGAGTTCTCATTCCTTTTCGTAGCACCGGCTCTCTTTGCAGTACAGGTAGTGCTCGCAGGAAGCGCATACATGATAGCACATATTTTAAACATCGCTGTAGGACTTACTTTCTCAGGAGGATTACTTGATTTCTTCCTGTTTGGTATATTGCAGGGAAATGAAAAGACAAGCTGGCTGCTCGTGATTCCGGTGGGAATAGTATATTTCTTACTGTATTACTTTATTTTCAGCTTCCTTATAAAGAAGTTTGATTTCAAGACTCCGGGCCGTGAGGATGACGATACAGAGACAAAGCTCTACACCAAGGCAGATGTAAATGCAAGAAAAGCTGCTAAGGATACAAAAGCTTCTGACGACAAAGCGACTGTAGACGAGCTCTCGCAGACTATATCACGAGGTCTCGGCGGCAAAGCCAATATCTCAGATGTGGACTGCTGTGCGACAAGGCTTCGTATCACAGTAATTGATCCCGACAAGGTAAACGATGCGCTTCTTAAATCAACAGGAGCATCAGGAGTCGTGCACAAGGGACAGGGCGTACAGATTATCTATGGACCAAGAGTAACAGTGATAAAATCAGATCTGGAGGATTATCTTGCGAGTGTGACAGAGGAGCATTTCGAGGATGATGCAGCAGAAAATAATACAGCAGACGCAGATGAAGTGAAGAATGAAAATGCAGCTTCGGCCACTGATTCAAAAACAGAAGATTCAAGCACCGTTTCAGATAAAGCACAGGACGCTGCTGACACCAAAGAGCCGACAAGCACAGTTATCATCTCAAGCCCTATGACAGGAATAGCAGCAGACCTCTCAACAGCACCGGATGAGGCTTTTGCCGGCAAAATGATGGGTGACGGAGCAGTAGTCACACCTGAGGAGGGCGTGGTTGTAGCACCTGAGGATGGAACTGTTTTATTCGTTTTTGATACAAAGCATGCTTTGGGATTTACAACCGACTCAGGAATTGGTATGATAATCCATGTAGGAATTGATACAGTAAAGCTCGAGGGTAAAGGCTTTGACGTACAGGTTGAGGCAGGATGCCATGTTAATAAGGGCGATGTGCTCATGAAGCTTGACCTTGACTACTTAAAGGCGAACGCACCATCAGTTACAACTCCTGTCATCTGCACAGAGCTAAAAGATAATCAGAAAATCCGCCTCATCACAGACGGACCGATTAAGGCGGGGGAGCCTCTCTACGCAGTTGACACCTACGAGAAGTAA
- a CDS encoding PRD domain-containing protein, with amino-acid sequence MAAAVRKCATFIEEKIGKHIDVTTMAYNRLMNHIRHMVSRAATGEKLKVDLNQFIEKNYPESFALAGDICKELGKDLNHEFLDNETGYLAIHIEQIKCDEMVSE; translated from the coding sequence ATGGCGGCAGCAGTTCGAAAATGCGCCACATTTATAGAGGAAAAGATTGGAAAGCACATAGATGTCACTACTATGGCCTACAACCGCCTCATGAACCATATCCGCCACATGGTATCAAGAGCCGCGACCGGAGAAAAATTAAAGGTTGATCTCAATCAGTTTATCGAGAAAAATTATCCGGAGTCATTCGCACTGGCAGGTGATATATGTAAAGAGCTTGGAAAGGACTTAAATCATGAGTTTTTGGACAATGAGACAGGCTACCTTGCCATACATATCGAGCAGATTAAGTGTGATGAGATGGTAAGTGAATAA
- the ychF gene encoding redox-regulated ATPase YchF encodes MKLGIVGLPNVGKSTLFNSLTKAGALSANYPFATIDPNVGIVSVPDERIVKLGELYHTKKVTPATIEFVDIAGLVKGASKGEGLGNQFLANIREVDAIVHVVRCFEDTNIIHVDGSVDPARDIETINLELIFSDVEILDRRIAKIAKQARMDKTLAKELELVEAVKAHLEDGKMARTFEVPDDEDAQLWFKGYNLLTAKPTIYAANVSEDDLADDGASNPHVAKVREMAKEEGAEVFVICAQIEQELADLDEDEKKEYLEDLGVESSGLDKLVAASYSLLGLISFLTAGEDECRAWTIKKGTKAPQAAGKIHTDFERGFIKAEVVNYQDLLDNGSLAAAREKGIVGMEGKEYVVKDGDVILFRFNV; translated from the coding sequence ATGAAACTCGGAATCGTCGGACTTCCGAACGTCGGAAAGTCTACATTATTCAACTCACTCACAAAGGCAGGAGCGCTTTCAGCAAACTATCCTTTTGCCACAATCGACCCAAACGTAGGTATTGTTTCAGTGCCTGACGAGAGAATCGTAAAGCTCGGAGAGCTCTATCACACAAAGAAGGTTACACCTGCAACAATCGAATTTGTTGATATCGCAGGTCTTGTGAAGGGAGCCAGTAAGGGTGAGGGACTTGGAAACCAGTTCCTTGCAAATATCCGTGAGGTAGATGCAATCGTACACGTAGTGCGCTGCTTTGAGGATACAAACATTATCCATGTAGATGGCTCTGTAGATCCTGCAAGAGATATCGAGACAATCAATCTTGAGCTTATTTTCTCGGATGTTGAGATTCTTGACAGGCGAATTGCAAAGATTGCAAAGCAGGCAAGAATGGACAAGACACTTGCAAAGGAGCTTGAGCTTGTTGAGGCAGTAAAGGCTCATCTTGAGGACGGAAAGATGGCCAGAACCTTTGAAGTGCCTGATGATGAGGATGCACAGCTTTGGTTCAAGGGATATAATCTCCTTACAGCAAAGCCTACCATCTACGCAGCAAACGTATCAGAGGACGACCTCGCAGATGACGGCGCAAGCAATCCGCATGTTGCAAAGGTAAGAGAAATGGCAAAGGAAGAGGGCGCAGAGGTATTTGTTATCTGTGCACAGATTGAGCAGGAGCTTGCAGATCTCGATGAGGACGAAAAGAAGGAGTACCTTGAGGATTTAGGTGTTGAGTCAAGCGGTCTCGATAAGCTTGTAGCAGCCAGCTATTCACTTCTCGGACTTATTTCCTTCCTCACAGCAGGAGAGGATGAGTGCCGTGCATGGACTATAAAGAAAGGTACAAAGGCACCACAGGCAGCCGGCAAGATACATACTGATTTCGAGCGTGGCTTCATCAAGGCGGAGGTAGTCAACTATCAGGATCTTCTTGACAACGGAAGCCTTGCAGCCGCAAGAGAAAAGGGCATCGTAGGCATGGAAGGAAAAGAGTACGTTGTTAAGGACGGAGATGTAATTCTTTTCAGATTTAATGTATAA
- a CDS encoding YlmC/YmxH family sporulation protein, producing MRFLDLCEKEVVSVEEGRFIGHVRDLEFDPVCGKICAIIVPGPGKYMGIFCRDYEYCIPWVKIVKIGPDIILVNICESDMRRKLL from the coding sequence ATGCGTTTTCTGGATTTATGCGAAAAAGAGGTTGTGAGCGTGGAGGAGGGCAGGTTCATAGGGCACGTACGGGATTTGGAGTTTGACCCGGTCTGTGGCAAAATCTGTGCGATTATCGTGCCGGGACCGGGAAAATATATGGGAATATTTTGCAGGGATTATGAATATTGTATTCCATGGGTTAAGATTGTGAAGATTGGACCCGATATAATATTGGTAAATATATGTGAGTCTGATATGCGGCGCAAGCTGTTATGA
- the nrdR gene encoding transcriptional regulator NrdR codes for MKCPFCSSDNTRVIDSRPADDNSSIRRRRLCDDCGKRFTTYEKVETIPLIVIKKDNNREQYDRSKIEKGVLLACHKRPISADTISKLVDEVEIEIFAREEKEISTSLIGELIMDRLKDLDAVAYVRFASVYREFKDVNTFMTELKKMLDTK; via the coding sequence ATGAAGTGTCCATTTTGCAGTAGTGACAACACAAGGGTAATAGACTCAAGACCGGCTGATGACAACAGCTCTATCAGGCGCAGAAGGCTGTGCGATGATTGCGGCAAGCGTTTCACTACATATGAGAAGGTGGAGACAATCCCGCTCATCGTTATAAAAAAGGACAACAACAGAGAGCAGTATGACCGCTCCAAGATTGAAAAGGGCGTGCTTCTTGCATGTCACAAGAGACCGATTTCAGCAGATACAATCTCAAAGCTTGTAGATGAGGTCGAGATAGAAATCTTTGCCAGAGAGGAAAAGGAAATCTCTACATCACTCATCGGAGAGTTGATTATGGACAGATTAAAGGACCTTGATGCGGTAGCATATGTGAGGTTTGCGTCAGTTTACAGAGAGTTTAAGGATGTCAATACATTTATGACAGAGCTTAAAAAGATGCTTGACACCAAATAG
- a CDS encoding YqeG family HAD IIIA-type phosphatase: MSFLYPGEYIDSTYSIDFDKLYKEGYRGIIFDIDNTLVTHGSPADERAIALFKHLKELGFSCLVLSNNKEPRVKSFAKQVGIKYIYKAGKPKPSGYRTAMERLGTDTKNTLFVGDQIFTDIIGANLTGIRSILVAPIDPHEEIQIVLKRFIEKPVIACYKKHLKKVNK; this comes from the coding sequence ATGAGTTTTTTATACCCGGGAGAGTACATTGACTCGACATACAGCATAGATTTTGATAAATTATATAAGGAGGGCTACAGGGGCATTATTTTTGATATCGACAACACCCTTGTGACTCATGGTTCGCCTGCTGATGAGCGGGCGATTGCTTTGTTTAAGCACCTTAAGGAGCTTGGTTTTTCGTGCCTTGTGCTCTCAAACAACAAAGAGCCGCGTGTGAAGAGCTTTGCTAAGCAGGTTGGGATAAAGTATATCTACAAGGCAGGAAAGCCCAAGCCATCAGGCTATCGTACAGCAATGGAGAGGCTTGGCACAGATACGAAAAACACTCTTTTTGTGGGAGATCAGATATTTACAGATATCATCGGAGCTAATCTTACGGGCATCAGATCAATACTTGTAGCACCTATTGACCCACATGAGGAGATACAGATTGTGCTTAAGCGCTTTATTGAAAAGCCTGTAATTGCATGCTACAAGAAGCATTTAAAGAAAGTAAATAAATAA
- the rpiB gene encoding ribose 5-phosphate isomerase B: MKIAIGNDHAAVELKKTIMEYVESMGHEVTNFGTDSSESCNYPEYGEKVANAVASGEFDCGILICGTGVGISIAANKVNGIRAAVCSDTATARLVKQHNNANIIAFGERIVGVELAKDIVKAYLTAEFEGGRHAKRIAMISDIEARN; this comes from the coding sequence ATGAAGATTGCAATCGGAAACGATCACGCAGCAGTTGAGCTTAAAAAGACAATAATGGAGTACGTTGAGAGCATGGGTCACGAGGTTACCAACTTCGGCACAGATTCAAGTGAGAGCTGCAATTACCCGGAGTATGGTGAGAAGGTGGCTAATGCAGTGGCATCGGGCGAGTTTGACTGCGGAATACTGATATGCGGTACCGGTGTGGGTATCTCAATAGCAGCCAATAAGGTCAACGGAATCCGTGCGGCAGTTTGCTCAGACACAGCCACAGCACGCCTTGTAAAACAGCACAACAATGCCAATATCATAGCCTTTGGTGAGAGGATTGTAGGTGTTGAGCTTGCAAAGGATATCGTAAAGGCTTATCTGACAGCCGAGTTTGAGGGCGGCAGACACGCAAAGAGAATAGCTATGATATCGGATATCGAGGCTAGAAACTAA
- the efp gene encoding elongation factor P: protein MISAGDFRNGVTIEFEGNIYQIIEFQHVKPGKGAAFVRTKLKNIISGGVVEKTFRPTEKCPTAHIDRKDMQYLYADDDFYHFMDVETYDQIDLPKDEVGDALKFVKENEMCKVCSHKGNVFAVEPPLFVELTVTETEPGFKGDTATGATKPATVETGATVYVPLFVETDDVIKIDTRTGEYLSRV, encoded by the coding sequence ATGATTTCAGCAGGAGATTTCAGAAACGGTGTTACTATCGAGTTCGAGGGAAACATCTATCAGATTATCGAATTTCAGCATGTTAAACCAGGAAAAGGTGCAGCATTTGTACGTACAAAGTTAAAGAATATCATCAGTGGTGGTGTTGTTGAGAAGACATTCCGTCCAACAGAGAAATGCCCTACAGCACACATTGACCGTAAGGATATGCAGTATCTTTATGCAGATGATGATTTCTATCATTTCATGGATGTTGAGACATATGACCAGATTGACTTACCAAAGGATGAGGTTGGCGATGCTCTCAAGTTTGTAAAAGAGAATGAGATGTGTAAGGTTTGTTCACACAAGGGCAATGTATTTGCAGTTGAGCCACCACTTTTCGTTGAGCTTACTGTTACAGAGACAGAGCCTGGCTTCAAGGGTGATACAGCAACAGGTGCTACAAAGCCTGCTACAGTTGAGACAGGTGCTACAGTTTATGTACCACTTTTTGTTGAGACAGATGATGTTATCAAGATTGATACAAGAACAGGTGAGTACCTTTCACGTGTATAA
- a CDS encoding oligosaccharide flippase family protein, with protein MIVKKYLSNPLVTGTIFLTLAGTTSRFMGFFFRIFLNNVMGSTGLGLYQLVIPLMSVCMSLCCNGFQTATSKLVAEKPQNRQIILICAIIMSATIALLLTIIMYSNANYISLCILSEPRCTELVKALSFSILPAAIHSCINGYYYGLKKATIPAATQLIEQTARIGTCYLIYAILSDGGSCFKPVYSIYGIVAGEASATVFSVITIKKDFSYFKISVKSLKTTAYGMAALFIPLSLNYILASFSSSVENVLIPRTLKLYGLSPALALDIFGTISGLTLPVLLFPGVLCSCACVMLLPSVSEANAAGKDTKITKTINSCALFGLCFGLIFTCIFYLLSDFIGDFLFSSKLCGYFLRRLCFLCPLMHISGMLCSILHGLGKAKQVLFVNLLTCAIRILMIMLLVPHYGIDAYLWAMLVSHVFVTLAVGILTCHTAHK; from the coding sequence TTGATTGTAAAAAAATATTTATCCAATCCACTTGTGACCGGAACTATTTTTCTGACACTTGCCGGTACAACCAGTCGGTTTATGGGTTTTTTCTTTCGCATATTTCTTAATAACGTCATGGGCTCAACAGGTCTGGGACTCTATCAGCTTGTGATTCCACTCATGTCTGTATGCATGTCACTCTGCTGCAACGGCTTTCAGACTGCTACATCAAAGCTTGTTGCCGAAAAGCCTCAAAACAGGCAGATTATACTCATTTGCGCAATAATTATGTCAGCCACCATTGCTCTTTTACTCACAATTATTATGTATTCCAATGCCAACTACATAAGCCTTTGTATTTTAAGTGAGCCACGCTGCACAGAGCTTGTCAAGGCACTGTCCTTTTCCATTCTGCCCGCCGCTATCCATTCCTGCATAAACGGATACTATTATGGATTGAAAAAGGCAACCATCCCCGCTGCCACACAATTAATTGAGCAGACCGCGCGCATTGGCACCTGCTATCTGATATACGCAATACTATCTGACGGTGGCAGCTGCTTTAAGCCTGTATACTCTATATACGGCATCGTGGCAGGCGAAGCGAGCGCAACCGTCTTTTCTGTTATCACAATAAAAAAAGATTTCTCATACTTTAAAATATCCGTCAAAAGCCTGAAAACAACAGCCTATGGCATGGCTGCGCTTTTCATTCCTTTATCACTAAACTACATATTGGCAAGCTTTTCATCCTCAGTCGAAAATGTGCTTATCCCGAGAACTCTTAAGCTCTACGGACTATCACCGGCATTGGCCCTTGACATATTTGGAACCATTTCCGGTCTCACCCTTCCTGTGCTTTTATTCCCCGGTGTGCTTTGCAGCTGTGCCTGCGTGATGCTTCTGCCATCTGTTTCTGAAGCGAATGCCGCCGGAAAGGATACAAAAATCACAAAAACCATAAACTCCTGTGCCTTATTCGGACTATGCTTTGGTCTTATCTTTACATGCATATTCTATCTGCTGTCGGATTTTATAGGGGATTTTCTTTTTTCATCGAAGCTTTGTGGATATTTCCTTAGAAGACTGTGTTTTCTGTGCCCACTGATGCACATAAGCGGAATGCTCTGCAGCATACTGCACGGTCTGGGTAAAGCAAAGCAGGTGCTCTTTGTCAATCTGCTCACCTGTGCAATAAGAATTCTGATGATTATGCTTCTCGTACCCCACTATGGGATAGATGCATATCTGTGGGCTATGCTTGTGTCGCATGTGTTTGTGACACTTGCTGTCGGGATTCTCACCTGCCACACAGCACACAAATAA
- a CDS encoding Cof-type HAD-IIB family hydrolase, whose product MKLIALDLDGTLFNNKSQISRENIKAIKEATAAGINVVISTGRPFGGLPFEAIKDTGIRYAITANGSAIYEIDTKKCLYENCLSDETAFSIIDYLMTKRVHMDAFINGCGYSPYKCLEDAKDLKMPPSIKEYIMTTRKRVNDITEMMRENNYHMQKMTINFPKDADDNYYCRDEVFEHLKKIPEITLVSGGYGNLEFTKAGVDKGVALHKLTQLLNIAADETMAVGDTENDMAIVKAAHIGVAMGNATDELKAQADYVTDTNENDGVAKAIRHFMG is encoded by the coding sequence ATGAAACTTATTGCTTTAGATCTTGACGGAACACTTTTCAACAACAAAAGTCAGATATCCAGGGAAAATATAAAAGCTATAAAAGAGGCAACTGCTGCCGGGATAAATGTGGTCATCTCCACCGGCCGTCCATTCGGAGGGCTGCCGTTTGAGGCAATTAAGGACACCGGCATCCGCTACGCTATTACTGCAAACGGAAGTGCAATCTACGAGATTGACACCAAAAAATGTCTTTACGAAAACTGCCTTTCTGATGAGACAGCGTTTTCAATAATTGATTACCTGATGACAAAGCGCGTTCATATGGATGCCTTCATAAACGGCTGTGGCTATTCTCCGTACAAGTGTCTCGAGGATGCAAAGGATCTCAAAATGCCTCCTTCTATAAAGGAATACATCATGACAACCAGGAAACGTGTGAACGATATCACTGAAATGATGCGCGAAAACAATTACCATATGCAGAAAATGACCATCAATTTCCCAAAGGATGCAGATGATAACTACTACTGCCGCGACGAAGTATTTGAGCACCTGAAAAAAATCCCTGAAATCACGCTTGTAAGCGGTGGCTACGGTAATCTGGAATTCACAAAAGCAGGCGTTGACAAAGGTGTGGCACTTCACAAGCTGACTCAACTCCTGAATATAGCAGCTGATGAGACAATGGCTGTCGGTGACACCGAAAACGACATGGCTATCGTAAAAGCCGCACACATCGGCGTGGCCATGGGAAATGCAACCGATGAGCTTAAGGCACAGGCTGATTACGTCACCGACACAAACGAAAATGACGGCGTAGCCAAGGCTATCCGCCACTTTATGGGTTAA
- a CDS encoding homocysteine S-methyltransferase family protein, with protein sequence MTREEFRKYIRENIVILDGATGTNLMAAGMPVGVCPEEWVMEHPQVILDLQKAYVDNGTNIVYAPTFTGNRIKLLEYGLQEKINEINTTLVGLSKQAVGDRALVAADMTMTGRQLFPLGDLMFEELLEVYKEQARILDEAGADVFVVETMMSLQECRAAVLAIKEVSDLPIMVTLTYNEDGRTLFGTPPETAVVVLQSLGVDAIGVNCSTGPAEMIALVEKMAEYSTVPLIAKPNAGLPELEDGKTVYKMTPDMFADAMRGLVKAGASIVGGCCGTTPEHIRALTEAVKTMPVHKPLEHHRRVLASERKNVEIDLDGNFTVVGERINPTGKKKLQAQLREGKLDLVRQMAMEQETNGAGILDINMGMNGIDEKEMMKSVIYEVSSTVDCPLCIDSSYVEVIEEALKIYPGRALINSISLETEKMEKLLPLAAKYGAMFILLPLSDAGLPKDVEEKKQIINTIYDKALSLGMAHEDIVVDGLVATIGANPKAAIECYETIAYCKDEKKLPTICGLSNISFGLPERMYVNTAFLTMAICKGLTMAIANPSQELLMNAAFASDMLLDRPDSDIAYIERMSRLAEEKAQYETVVVKKSDNDASASNGTCAAGSKDAVFQAVLKGNKGSIIDEVKKMLSDGAKPDEIINNSLIPAINEVGELFNQKKYFLPQLIGSANTMKLAIEHLEPLLEKKDSGDDMPTLVIATVEGDIHDIGKNLVVLMLKNYGYNVIDMGKDVPCEDIVNKAIETNAAVIGLSALMTTTMMRMKDVVEICKEKGCKSKVVIGGACITQSFADEIGADGYSKDAAECVKLVERLLNS encoded by the coding sequence ATGACAAGAGAAGAATTCAGAAAATATATCAGAGAAAACATAGTTATCCTGGATGGAGCGACCGGCACAAACCTGATGGCAGCAGGCATGCCGGTAGGAGTGTGTCCGGAGGAATGGGTGATGGAGCATCCGCAGGTGATTCTTGATTTGCAGAAGGCTTATGTCGATAACGGCACGAATATTGTTTATGCACCTACATTTACAGGAAACAGGATTAAGCTTTTAGAATATGGTTTACAGGAGAAAATTAACGAGATAAATACCACACTGGTTGGCCTGTCAAAGCAGGCTGTCGGGGATAGGGCACTTGTAGCAGCAGATATGACGATGACCGGCAGACAGCTTTTTCCACTCGGGGATCTGATGTTTGAGGAGCTTTTGGAGGTGTACAAGGAGCAGGCGAGGATTCTTGATGAGGCGGGCGCAGATGTATTTGTGGTTGAGACAATGATGAGTCTTCAGGAGTGCAGAGCGGCAGTGCTTGCGATAAAAGAGGTAAGCGACCTGCCTATTATGGTGACACTCACCTACAACGAGGATGGCAGGACTCTTTTTGGTACACCGCCTGAGACAGCAGTTGTTGTGCTGCAGTCACTTGGAGTGGATGCAATCGGTGTGAACTGCTCGACGGGACCTGCTGAGATGATAGCTCTGGTTGAGAAAATGGCAGAGTACTCTACAGTGCCTCTTATTGCAAAGCCAAATGCCGGGCTTCCGGAGCTTGAGGATGGTAAAACTGTATACAAGATGACTCCGGATATGTTTGCCGATGCGATGAGAGGGCTTGTGAAGGCAGGTGCATCCATTGTAGGAGGCTGCTGTGGCACCACGCCGGAGCATATCCGTGCACTGACAGAGGCTGTAAAGACAATGCCTGTTCATAAGCCGCTTGAGCATCATAGAAGAGTGCTTGCGTCTGAACGAAAGAATGTAGAGATTGACTTAGATGGCAACTTTACCGTTGTCGGAGAGAGAATCAATCCTACAGGCAAGAAAAAGCTGCAGGCACAGCTTCGTGAGGGAAAGCTTGACCTGGTGCGCCAGATGGCTATGGAGCAGGAGACAAATGGTGCGGGAATACTTGATATCAATATGGGCATGAATGGTATCGATGAGAAGGAGATGATGAAATCGGTTATATATGAGGTTTCATCAACAGTGGACTGCCCTCTTTGTATTGATTCAAGCTATGTGGAGGTAATAGAGGAGGCTCTTAAGATTTATCCGGGAAGAGCTCTCATCAATTCTATTTCCCTTGAGACAGAAAAGATGGAAAAGCTTCTGCCTCTTGCAGCAAAATATGGGGCGATGTTCATACTCTTACCACTTTCGGATGCAGGATTGCCAAAGGATGTCGAGGAGAAAAAGCAGATTATAAATACTATTTATGACAAGGCACTTTCGCTTGGAATGGCACATGAGGATATAGTGGTGGATGGACTTGTTGCGACAATAGGTGCAAATCCAAAGGCCGCAATCGAGTGCTATGAGACCATTGCGTACTGTAAGGATGAGAAAAAGCTTCCTACAATATGCGGCCTTTCAAATATATCCTTCGGACTGCCTGAGCGTATGTACGTGAACACAGCGTTTCTTACAATGGCCATATGCAAGGGACTCACCATGGCTATTGCCAATCCATCACAGGAGCTTTTGATGAATGCTGCATTTGCATCGGATATGCTGCTCGACAGACCTGACAGCGATATAGCATACATCGAGCGCATGAGCAGGCTTGCGGAGGAAAAGGCCCAATATGAGACTGTTGTTGTGAAAAAGTCGGACAATGATGCGTCTGCTTCAAACGGCACATGCGCAGCGGGCAGTAAGGATGCGGTATTTCAGGCTGTCTTAAAGGGAAACAAGGGCAGTATAATTGATGAAGTAAAGAAAATGCTTTCTGATGGGGCAAAGCCTGACGAGATTATTAATAACAGCCTGATTCCGGCTATTAATGAGGTGGGAGAGCTTTTCAACCAGAAGAAATATTTCCTGCCACAGCTTATCGGCAGTGCAAATACCATGAAGCTTGCTATAGAGCATCTGGAGCCGTTACTTGAAAAAAAGGACTCGGGTGATGATATGCCGACTCTTGTCATTGCAACGGTGGAGGGCGATATTCATGATATAGGAAAGAACCTTGTCGTGCTTATGCTTAAAAACTATGGCTACAACGTGATTGATATGGGAAAGGATGTGCCTTGTGAGGATATCGTCAACAAGGCGATTGAGACGAACGCGGCTGTTATCGGACTGTCAGCTCTTATGACCACCACCATGATGCGCATGAAGGATGTAGTGGAAATATGTAAGGAAAAGGGCTGTAAGAGCAAGGTTGTAATCGGTGGAGCCTGCATTACACAAAGCTTTGCAGACGAGATAGGAGCCGACGGATATTCAAAGGATGCGGCAGAGTGCGTGAAGCTTGTGGAGAGACTTCTGAATAGTTAA